In the Oryza glaberrima chromosome 6, OglaRS2, whole genome shotgun sequence genome, one interval contains:
- the LOC127777302 gene encoding cytochrome P450 76C2-like: MAASSFLVECLSWLVVVLFSLYIFQLLRDARRRLPPGPWPPKPLVGDLLDLGEDGKQHRTFLRLADRYGGLMCLRFGMVPHVIVSTPDALRAVFAAGAGGGEGKKVDGIAGLPSLDVLSAMGHRAHTIFALPSQDGKWRALRKFAAAEMLAPRRISSAAAGAQLQTKIVEALRREVSGHAARGDAVVFRHAVLDSILSLLLGVLYSTDLEREERAMFRDLIEEIVGMLGTANVSDVFPPVAALDLQGLRRRMTDLLTIMYRHFDDQVALRRRSRDAGEARKNDVLDTVLDKEESEWKQEGSLLSHDVMRVLLSDLYGAGASTTAALIEWGMVDLIQNPEVMTKVREELTNVLGDKLVMDESDIARLPYLQAVVKETLRLRTVVPLVPRKAEVDIEVNGYRIPKGTNVILNAWAINRSANTWSEPDKFIPERFHGGETRGYLGQDFEMIPFGLGRRICPGMPLAQKLIPLIIGTLLHRFEWELPADAKEGGIDMTEKCGVVLSLVNPLKAIPKEI; the protein is encoded by the exons atggcggcctcctccttcctcgtTGAGTGCCTGTCATGGCttgtcgtcgtcctcttctCCCTGTACATCTTCCAGCTTCTCcgcgacgcccgccgccgcctccccccggGGCCCTGGCCGCCGAAGCCGCTCGTCGGCGACCTCCTCGACCTCGGCGAGGACGGCAAGCAGCACCGCACGttcctccgcctcgccgaccGCTACGGCGGCCTCATGTGCCTCCGCTTCGGCATGGTGCCCCACGTGATCGTCTCCACCCCGGACGCCCTGCGCGCGgtgttcgccgccggcgccggcggaggcgaaggCAAGAAGGTGGACGGCATCGCGGGCCTCCCGAGCCTCGACGTGCTCAGCGCCATGGGCCACCGCGCGCACACCATCTTCGCGCTCCCGAGCCAGGACGGCAAGTGGCGCGCGCTCCGcaagttcgccgccgccgagatgctcgcgccgcggcggatctcgtccgcggcggccggcgcgcagCTGCAGACCAAGATCGTGGAGGCGCTCCGCCGCGAGGTGTCCGGGCACGCCGCGCGGGGCGACGCCGTGGTGTTCAGGCACGCGGTGCTCGACTCCATCCTGAGCCTCCTCCTGGGCGTGCTCTACTCCACCGACCTGGAGCGCGAGGAGCGCGCCATGTTCAGGGACCTCATCGAGGAGATCGTCGGGATGCTCGGGACGGCCAACGTCTCCGACGTGTTCCCGCCGGTGGCCGCGCTCGACCTCCAGGGCCTCCGCCGCAGGATGACCGACCTCCTCACCATCATGTACCGCCACTTCGACGACCAGGTCGCCctgcggcggcgcagccgggacgccggcgaggcgcgCAAGAACGACGTGCTCGACACCGTCCTCGACAAGGAGGAGAGCGAGTGGAAGCAGGAGGGCTCCCTGCTAAGCCATGACGTCATGCGAGTTCTCCTCTCC GATTTATACGGCGCTGGAGCAAGCACGACAGCAGCGCTGATCGAGTGGGGAATGGTGGATCTAATCCAGAACCCAGAGGTGATGACCAAGGTAAGGGAAGAGCTCACCAATGTTCTCGGGGACAAGCTGGTGATGGACGAATCCGACATTGCCCGCCTCCCCTACCTTCAAGCTGTCGTCAAGGAGACCCTTCGTCTCCGAACGGTGGTACCCTTGGTACCCCGCAAGGCTGAGGTCGACATCGAGGTGAACGGCTATAGGATCCCCAAGGGGACCAACGTGATCCTCAACGCGTGGGCGATCAACCGGAGTGCCAACACGTGGTCGGAGCCGGACAAGTTCATACCAGAGAGGTTCCACGGTGGCGAGACTAGGGGATATCTGGGCCAAGACTTCGAAATGATCCCCTTCGGCCTCGGCCGGCGCATCTGCCCCGGGATGCCGCTTGCGCAGAAGCTCATACCCCTCATCATCGGCACGCTACTCCATCGGTTCGAGTGGGAGCTTCCGGCGGATGCAAAGGAGGGTGGGATAGACATGACGGAGAAGTGTGGGGTGGTGTTATCTCTAGTCAACCCCCTCAAAGCCATACCCAAGGAAATATGA